Part of the Physeter macrocephalus isolate SW-GA unplaced genomic scaffold, ASM283717v5 random_1371, whole genome shotgun sequence genome, TTCTCTCCGGCTCTCCATCGTGTTCTCCACAGAGCCTGGTGTAATGTCCGTGTTCAGTAAATACTGACACCTTTTAAATGGGGAGGTGGGAGCGTTAGGGTTCTCCAGTGACACTGAACAAGTAGGAGATATAGGGAGATTTATTAATAAGGGATTGGCTTGCGCAGTCCTGGAAGCCAAAAAGTCCCAAGATCTTCAGTCCCAAAGACCTGAGGCCCCGCAGAGCAGATGGTACAAGTTTCAACCCAGGTCTGAAGGCAGGAGGAGACCCAGGTCCCAGCTcaaagacaggagagagagagacagttcTCCGTTCATCAGCCTTTTGGTCTAACCTGGCCTTGGATTGGATGAGGCAAGCCCACAACTGGGGAAGGCAATCTGCTTTTCTCAGTCCATTgatcaaatgttaatctcatcctgAAACACCCTCACAGAGACACCCAGAATAGTGTTTAACcaaaatatctgggcaccccctgacccagtcaagttgatactaaaattaaccatcacagagagGAGAGGATAGCGCTAGAATTGGTGTAGCAGGTGGATTGGAGGTAGAGAGAGACTGAGAAGGCAAGTTTATTGAACTCATCTAACCGCTCTAAATCTAAACTAAATCACGCAGTATTTCTTTGGTGCATACTTATTTCCTTCTAGGCCTTTGTCATGTTAACCCGATCTTGTGGGTTATTCTGTACATTCATGTGTAAGAGTTTAGTACGTGTGGAATAGCTGTTTAGAGTTTGCCTTTTATAAGACTAAGAAAACTGGTTTTCCTGCATCCACCTTTTTCTCCCTCCAGTTTGTTctgcacacagcagccagagtgatccttttaaaacctCCATGAGATGCCGTCATTCCTGGCCTCAGAACCCCCTGGCGGCTCCTGGGCACCTTCCGAGTCAAAGCTGAGGCTCCTCTAGCCCTGCCTGACCCGGCCCCCTCTCACCCCTCCGACCTCTGCCATCATTCCCACAACTCGCTCACTCTGTTCTACACTGGCCTCTTTGCTCTTCCTTAAAGCAGACATGCTGTTCCTGCACCCCGAACACACCCCAGAGACTCACAAGGCTGGccccctctctcttgagccttTGCTCAGTGATCACCGGCTCGGCAAGGTCTTCCCTGGCCGCTGTGCTCAGACTTTGAACACTGGCCCCCATACTCCCCATCCTGTCCTTTACCCCACGTAACTTTTCTGCACAGCACCAATCAATTTTAACATATCATGTACTTTTTAACATATTGAACAATTTTTAGCGTATCATCTAATATCATGTGATCGTTTCCTCCCTCcggaatgtaagttccatgaaaaAGTATTCTGTCTGTCTTGTTTTCTGCTTTCTCCCCAACATCCGAAACGATCCCTGGCGTCAGAGTTAAgtgctcagtacatatttgttgaattaatagaTGAGAACACCCTTTTGATATTGCACTTTTAGGTAAATTGACTTGTGAGTGCTTTCTGTAAACCtgaaagaagagggaggaaggttCGTTTGCCTTTTAAATAAGGTCACTACTTGATAAATCCACCACTGAATCCACTTCAGAGAGGAGTGAGGCGTTCCTTAGCAACCAAAAGCATCGTGATGTCTTAGACATTGCTGTCTGAGATCTGAGCGACGTGGGACTTGCTGTGAACCACTGTTAGTATGGTTCTTGCCTAAGACTGGCTGGTGGGCACTGAAGAGAAGAATGTTATGAAAAGTATTCTTgatattctcttttctcctttgctgaAAAAGTATGGTACCCACTTCAGGGTACATAGACAGTGGGTGAACAGAAAAACATTTGTGAGGATGAGGAATTCATTTAGCATTAAATTCCCCTGTTTAAGCCACGTGTTGTATACGCTTTAAGTGCATGAAAAGGCTCAGTAGACTTGATAGGGCAAAAGAATGGTGACtggaagacacttttttttttttcccctcaaaggtGTTTCATGGGACTCCCTTCCAGACGAGCTGCTCTTAGGAATCTTCTCCTGTCTGTGCCTCCCTGAACTTCTGAAAGTCTCCAGTGTTTGTAAGAGATGGTATCATCTAGCGTAAGTATTTTTCACCCCTTCTGGTATatgtggaggaggagaaaagaagggttatttatttattcgtttggGTCTGGTGAAactgaaaaccaagaaaaatataGCAGCACAAAGCAAACTAGgtatcttctcccttttattaaTAATCAGTGTCTTATTTCAGAGTGAAGGTAGTGAAGCTACCGGAAGTGACTTACCCCATTTCTGAAAACCCCCTTTCCCTGTGTTCGGTGTAGCCCATGTCTACTGGGCAACGTACCGAGAGTGAGGGCAGTGATGGGCGCGCGCGAAGGCATAGCTCCTGCTCACCCCCCGCTGGGCTGGGCAGTGAGTGCGGTGAGAGAGAACTCGAGGCTCTGGCATGAGACCCGAGTGGGAAGCCAGCCTCTGCCGCTTAGGCTATGGGGGACCTGAGCGAGGTTCTTGACACTTCGGAGCTTCAGTCCCCCCGTATATAAAATGGGGGTGACGGTACCTTCAGGACAGCACCGCTGTGAGGATGCGGCATAAAGACGCCAGGGCAGTGCTCAGCTCGTAGGAACGTTCAGTGCGTGGCAGCCGACAGTTGTTGGGGTTTTTGTTGGTTCAGGGGCAGCACTTTGCAAGTGTGGATGGTGAGCTGCACAGGGGGAGTCTTGGTGAGCTGGGACGGCAGTAACGGGCCAGaagcggcggggtgggggtgggggaaatgactGCCTTTCCATCTTCACCTGTTCTCCTACCCATGAACCTCTGGCCGTGCTTTGCTTTGTGCTTAAAGGccatctgtctctcttctccctccacacATCTAGGACTCTCATTGTGAGACAGCAGGAGCCCCTACCCTCCCATTCACGGGTGTGCTGGAAATAAGACACTCTAGGTATTTACAGGAGTGGCCTACGGTCGTCCCTTGCTTTCCGCTgggtattggttccaggacctcctgtgaataccaaaatccacggatgctcaagtcccttacataaaatggcacaGGACAGTCTGTCTCTGTATCCGGGGATGTGTGGTTGCTTGAATCCGCGAATGCGGAACCCGTGGatagggagggctgactgtatcTGCTTAGAAGAGCCACAGAGAGGTGTGCACACCTGGAATACTGGAGCAGGTAAATGGTGGCTGACTTTCACTTATCCCTGCCCAAGTGACCccatcttgattttctttttccgcCAGCTTTCCTCTCCATGCAGAGTCTATTAATCTTCATTTCAACTGTCATAAAAGTTATAactgacatttattaagcacttgttatatgtcaggcactgcaGTCCTGCCTTCTTAATAATAGAGGTTGAATAACATGTTGACAATTTGTGTAGAATTATTTCAAAGCTCTAGCCAGTGGTCTGCAAGcagtattaaaaagtaaaattcttgTAGATATTTAAAATGCCTCATGGGCTTgatctcatgttttcttttttgttaaattgaacTAATATCTGGGTATTAAAGCTTTATCGTGTTGTTTCGTACATTTTGGCACCTCGTTTTTGCTTCAGAAACACTATCTAGaatctaaataatatttttacctttttccttcccattagttcatatgtatatacatatatatatatattttttttttttttttttttttttggtatgcgggcctctcactgctgcggcctctcccgttgcggtgcacaggctccggccgcgNNNNNNNNNNNNNNNNNNNNNNNNNNNNNNNNNNNNNNNNNNNNNNNNNNNNNNNNNNNNNNNNNNNNNNNNNNNNNNNNNNNNNNNNNNNNNNNNNNNNNNNNgaacccgtgtcccctgcatcggcaggcggactctcaaccactgcgccaccagggaagccctatacctaTATTTTTGTgcgtatatatattttttaagctttgAAGGTATTGTAAAACATAGCTGAACTATGACTTTTTCCTAATAGATATCTGACAACTATGTCTCATAATAAAGTCGTAAAAACTTTCCTTCTTTTAGGTACATTTACACGTTCGTTAGGGTCATAGAGGTAGCTTGTTCATGCTTCACAAAAATGGCAAGTGGGATCATTTGGGCCATTTTGAACCTATCTACTCGTTCGATAATCAGTTGAGTGATTTGAacaatcatttttaaagttatcGAATTGATTTGAATCCTGCAATTGTATTCTCTGGTTCTAGATCATTGCATTGCACCTGATAACATTGAACCAGCTAAATTGGAAATCcatataaagaggaaaataaaagcttATCCGTGATAGGACCAAGAGCTATTCAATAATGCCTTTAAAATATCATAGGTAATTGTATAGTCAAAAACAAAGATGCCTTCGGAATTTGCTTCAAGGCGATTTAGTGGCCGTGTCCTCACGTTAGTAACGGTGTTGAGGGCCTCCAGTAACCAGTGCCCCGGCTTACCAAACACAGCACCTCCTCTTTTCCAGGTTTGACGAGTCTCTCTGGCAGACCTTAGACCTCACGGGCAGAAACCTCCACCCAGATGTGGTTGGTCGGCTGCTGTCTCGAGGGGTGGTTGCCTTCCGCTGCCCACGATCGTTTATGGACCAACCGTTTGTTGAACGTTTCAGGTAAGAAAGGAAAATCCCTGGAAAATCTTGGGATGGAAAACAGatcaaaatgtcttttttcctaTATTCAGCTGTATGCCCTATGACAGGTCATCTGTGCATAATGGAGAGTTAGTTGCGTATTTTGCCGTGTAGCCTTTGTGTTGAAACATGGCACAGGTTTCAGTgacatcatttccattttaactcAGGGTTGCTCTTGGGCTCTTCCCAGGGTCTTAGATGCACTTGGGGTCCTCAGTAGATGGGTGTCCGGAGTCCCATGACGCAGGAGCCAAGCAGAGCCCTCCCCAGCAGATGCAAGGCAGCCTAGCTATTTCCCCACTGCCCACTTCTGATCAAGAAAAAATGTGAGGCATCCTTTCAGGTTTTGTCACTCTTGAGTTTCTGATCCTATCGTGGACAAATTTGCATCCGGGAAAAAAAGGCCCTCTTTTGGTGTGTTTTGTAGACTGTTCTAAAAAAGTATTACTGATAGTTTTGCAATGTGGTTCAGTACCGTCTCACACTTGAGTGGGAGAACTAGGTActgaacagaaaaataagcagagCTGAGGATGAAACACACCTCCCGACTCGAGGCCTTTTTGCCTTCTCGCCATGGTCGTATGGCGACACTCCTCTCCCACGGGTGTTTGTCCTTCTCCTGCGGCTCTTCCTTCTTGGTCTCCTTCACGTGCGTGCTTGGCTTTGTTCCTCTAGGCTCTGTGCCTGGCTGCCTTCTCTTCCTGATCCACACACTGTCTTCGGACAAGCTGTGTcctgtacacccatgtttatgCCAAGACTCTCACAGTCTCATCTGTAGCCCAGCCCTCTCTTTCAAACAAACTCTTATTTCTAATTACCTAAAAACCTCCATACCTGGATTTCCTCCAAGTACCTTAATATTAGCATAGCCATACCCCAAAGCACGATATTAGCCTCCCTTTACAACTTACCGTCCACAATCTTCCGTTTTGGTacttctcccacccacccttgCTGGGAGTCATCATAGGCATAAACTTTTTGTCATCCACATCCAGCTCCTTCTCACAATGcccattaattaattttctacGTGGGACTATATTGGCACAACATCTGGACTTGGCAAAAATGctcttgaattttaaaacaaacgaGGGTTGGCAATTAGCTAGTAGCAACTTATTTTATGACCAAAACTAGAGCTAATATTTGAAATGCGTTATTTAGGGTCTTGTCTGTGATGGACTGCCcaggtggggaggagaaaggggtcGGATGTGATCTGGATTTGCTGGTGTGAGCCACCTTGTGGAACctctttttattccttctgtGTTCAGCCCTTTTCGTGTACAGCACATGGACCTGTCGAACTCGGTGATCGATGTGTCTACCCTCCACGGCCTTCTGTCTCACTGCTCCAAGTTGCAGAATCTCAGCCTAGAAGGCCTACGGCTTTCGGATCCCATTGTCAAGTGAGTGGCAGCCAGGAGCGTGTCACAAAGGCAgttgttttgttaattttgtttcctgagtGTACCTGGGGTGTCCTGTCCATATCCAGATGGACTCAGAAAATATCCAGTGCAGTGTTCCAGCTTCCGCAAAACTTGCCAGGATTCACCTAGGCAACCAAAGTTTGCGTGCGAACTATATTGCCAGGGCTTGTGCTAGGTTCTAGACATACAGGGATGAATCGAGGCATGATCCCTCCCTCATTCATGGGAGGAACAAGTAATTACAGTGCTGTGTGTTTGTTAGGTGCGTTGGCGAATATGTAGCAACACACCAGAGACCTAATTAAATTTCAAGAAGGCAGCCTTCTCAGAGGAAGTGACTCTTAAGCTGAGTATTGAAAATATGTAGGTAGGAGTTCTCCCCATGATACGGGGAAGGAAGCAGTCTGGTTGGGTCTAAACTCTGAAGTGGTCGGGAATTGCTGGAGTGTGGGACTCAGTGAGGGAGGTGACAGGTGAGGGTGGTCAGGGACCAGATCATAGTGGAGTGGGCCCCTGCCACGCTGGAAGAAGTCTGGATTCTGTTGTGCGCTGTAAAGAGGGAAGCGTGGTGAAGAGAGGAGAGTGGTTCTGAGGATGGAAGGAACATGTCAGAgttgaattttagaaaattaactcGCTGAGCATCTCGGAGGGTCAGTCAGACGTAAAAGAAACTAGATTAGTTAAGATACTGTTGTATTCATTCAGGTAAGAAATGATGACGCCTGATGGGAAAAAatagagtaatgataataatagcagctaacatttattgagcacgtaccatgtgccagatactaGATTCTTTAGCGGTattctgatttaatcctcacagcaaccccatgAAATATGTTCTTATtgttccctttttacagatgtggaaactgaggaacagagaggctgaataacttgtccaaggtcacacagttagtaggTGGCAGAACCAAGATTTGAACCTGGCAATATAGTATGATTCCAGAACTCTCACTCTTAATCACTGTTTCACTAACATGAGGCATTTGGGAATGTAGAGGACAGGGCAAGATTGAAAGAACCTAGTGACTTTATAAGTAGAAGTTTACCAGTTGTGggtgaaatggaaaaatgtttatttcattgctggttttttttttt contains:
- the LOC102991021 gene encoding S-phase kinase-associated protein 2 isoform X2, with amino-acid sequence MHAFKTPEPADAMHRKHLQEIPDQSSNVTTSFTWGWDSSKTSELLSGMGVSALEKEEVDSENIPQELLSNLGHPQSPPRKRLKSKGNDKDFVIVRRPKLNRENLPGVSWDSLPDELLLGIFSCLCLPELLKVSSVCKRWYHLAFDESLWQTLDLTGRNLHPDVVGRLLSRGVVAFRCPRSFMDQPFVERFSPFRVQHMDLSNSVIDVSTLHGLLSHCSKLQNLSLEGLRLSDPIVKCGN